The following are encoded together in the Desulfatibacillum aliphaticivorans DSM 15576 genome:
- a CDS encoding response regulator gives MSNLDVLLLDDEPIVGKRLKPALAKVGCEVEVFQNPVEALKRIDEKDFDIVVTDISMAEVDGMQVLEHVVAKNNATKVIMITGFAMMSLAREAMEKGAFDFIAKPFKPDDLRAIIARAAEALGKPIAFEAGESA, from the coding sequence ATGTCTAATTTGGATGTTTTATTGCTGGACGACGAGCCCATAGTGGGTAAAAGGCTCAAGCCCGCTTTGGCTAAAGTCGGCTGCGAAGTGGAAGTGTTTCAAAATCCTGTGGAAGCCCTGAAGCGCATTGATGAAAAGGATTTTGACATTGTGGTGACGGACATCAGCATGGCGGAAGTGGACGGCATGCAGGTCCTGGAACACGTGGTGGCCAAGAATAACGCCACCAAGGTCATTATGATCACGGGCTTCGCCATGATGTCCCTGGCCAGGGAAGCCATGGAAAAGGGAGCTTTTGACTTTATCGCCAAACCCTTCAAGCCCGACGACCTGAGAGCCATCATCGCCAGGGCTGCAGAAGCCCTTGGCAAGCCCATTGCATTTGAAGCCGGCGAAAGCGCCTAA
- a CDS encoding AAA family ATPase encodes MASIIISSDSSLTAARIAEKIVEKNGFSVVNRDILPEAAQKYNVDEAQLKKALDRPAGIFGMPAKLKKQCMTYIQAVALEKLLPDNIVCYGLGAHLYAKGVSHFFKVRVLTRPEQLIKELHPAGTAPENKAEKIIAKHEKARNRWSRDVFKQDESNAGLYDLVISLNQIEEDEAVKMILETASLRQFEPMTYSINCVKEFLMAAQVKAKLVERFPDCRVRVDGENTVIHIQALKRNAKKYSAVAKEAARTVPGVKHVEVHILTDFIGQAVESNR; translated from the coding sequence ATGGCAAGTATTATCATTTCTTCGGACTCTTCTTTAACGGCTGCCCGCATTGCGGAAAAGATTGTGGAGAAGAACGGTTTTTCGGTTGTAAACAGGGATATTCTTCCGGAAGCGGCGCAAAAGTATAATGTGGACGAAGCGCAGCTTAAAAAGGCCCTGGACAGACCCGCCGGCATATTCGGCATGCCGGCCAAGCTCAAAAAACAATGCATGACTTACATTCAGGCCGTCGCTTTAGAAAAACTCCTGCCGGACAACATCGTCTGCTATGGTCTTGGCGCCCATCTTTACGCCAAGGGAGTCTCCCACTTTTTCAAGGTGCGCGTTCTCACACGGCCCGAGCAATTGATCAAGGAGCTGCACCCGGCAGGAACCGCGCCGGAAAACAAGGCTGAAAAAATTATCGCCAAGCATGAAAAGGCGAGAAACCGCTGGTCCAGGGACGTCTTCAAGCAGGACGAATCCAATGCCGGCCTGTACGACCTGGTCATCAGCCTGAACCAGATCGAAGAGGACGAAGCCGTAAAAATGATTCTGGAAACGGCCTCCTTAAGGCAATTCGAGCCCATGACTTATTCCATCAACTGCGTCAAGGAATTCCTCATGGCCGCCCAGGTCAAGGCCAAATTGGTGGAGCGCTTCCCCGACTGCCGCGTGAGGGTGGACGGAGAAAACACGGTCATCCACATCCAGGCCTTAAAAAGGAACGCAAAAAAATACTCGGCCGTGGCCAAGGAAGCGGCCCGCACCGTCCCGGGCGTCAAGCATGTGGAAGTGCACATCCTCACGGATTTCATCGGGCAAGCTGTAGAAAGCAACCGTTAG
- a CDS encoding sensor histidine kinase yields MASPLHLKPAKAPNAMIEAAQEKTEGTAGQGAINTRHERARDFEEARKALLARPGFSVRAQIYLGFALVFLFTLITVIGLLMSIYEVDHKVRFLETVNQYLIEIEQARRFEKNYFLYGTNLKDGLDNVSSANRILDSNKDQILSITGQNVYDQMLSNLKEYEVLINRLLALGDTWDGSEANAKEALTDEVREQGQNMISLAAKLALKERQALTKTISRARRMHIYFLLALLAIMTVNSFILARRVLDRIEQYKTFAQRIASGDYTLITPKRSYRDEFTELALAVNQMVLDVEAREALLIQSHKLRAVGTLTAGVAHELNNPINNIMITGHMFLEDYESTDDEERIDMMNDVVNEANRAKAIIANLLDFARESGSQLAPLDMAEMLKDTIALASNRLKRSKINIDFSSTDKLPRVHGDSQQLRQVFLNLILNAIDASQSGGNITVTVLPADEPHYIAVKVIDYGTGIPKHILSSIFDPFFTTKPQGKGTGLGLSMSQGIITKHGGQIRVFSQEGHGTTFTVTLPVTTFPAKITDETHVSPLY; encoded by the coding sequence TTGGCAAGCCCATTGCATTTGAAGCCGGCGAAAGCGCCTAACGCCATGATTGAGGCCGCCCAGGAAAAAACAGAAGGAACCGCAGGCCAGGGAGCCATCAACACGCGGCACGAGCGGGCCCGGGACTTTGAAGAAGCCCGAAAGGCCCTGCTCGCCCGGCCTGGTTTCTCCGTACGCGCCCAGATATACCTTGGCTTCGCCTTGGTGTTCCTTTTCACCCTCATCACGGTGATAGGCCTCTTGATGTCCATTTACGAGGTGGACCATAAAGTGCGCTTTCTGGAGACAGTCAATCAATATTTGATCGAAATCGAGCAGGCCAGGCGCTTTGAAAAAAACTATTTCCTGTACGGAACCAATCTCAAGGACGGCCTGGACAATGTCTCCTCCGCCAACCGCATCCTGGATTCAAACAAGGATCAAATTCTCTCCATTACCGGCCAGAACGTCTACGACCAGATGCTTTCCAACCTCAAGGAGTATGAGGTCCTAATCAACAGGCTGCTGGCTTTGGGAGACACTTGGGACGGGTCCGAAGCGAACGCCAAGGAAGCTCTGACGGATGAAGTCAGGGAGCAGGGGCAAAACATGATTTCCCTGGCCGCCAAACTGGCGCTCAAGGAAAGGCAGGCCCTGACCAAGACCATCAGCCGGGCCAGGCGCATGCATATTTACTTCCTCCTGGCGCTCCTGGCCATCATGACCGTGAATTCCTTTATCCTGGCCCGCAGGGTGCTTGATCGGATCGAACAGTACAAAACCTTCGCCCAACGCATCGCCTCGGGGGATTACACCCTGATCACGCCCAAACGATCCTACCGGGACGAATTCACGGAACTGGCCCTGGCCGTCAATCAGATGGTCCTGGACGTGGAAGCGCGGGAGGCGCTGCTCATCCAATCCCACAAGCTGCGCGCCGTGGGCACGCTCACCGCAGGGGTGGCCCACGAATTGAACAATCCCATCAACAACATCATGATCACCGGCCATATGTTTTTGGAGGATTACGAATCCACGGACGACGAAGAACGCATAGACATGATGAACGACGTGGTCAACGAAGCCAACCGGGCCAAGGCTATCATCGCCAACCTCCTGGATTTCGCCCGGGAAAGCGGCTCCCAACTGGCCCCCCTGGACATGGCTGAAATGCTCAAGGACACCATCGCCCTGGCTTCCAACCGGCTCAAGCGATCCAAGATCAACATTGATTTTTCTTCCACGGATAAGCTGCCCCGGGTGCACGGGGACAGCCAGCAATTGCGGCAGGTGTTCCTGAACTTGATTTTAAACGCCATTGACGCTTCCCAGTCGGGGGGGAACATCACGGTCACCGTCCTGCCCGCGGACGAGCCCCATTACATCGCCGTCAAGGTCATTGATTACGGAACCGGCATTCCCAAGCATATCCTGAGCTCCATCTTCGATCCTTTCTTCACCACCAAGCCCCAGGGCAAGGGTACGGGCCTGGGCCTTTCCATGTCCCAGGGCATCATCACCAAGCACGGCGGGCAAATCCGCGTGTTCAGCCAGGAGGGGCATGGCACCACCTTCACGGTCACCCTGCCGGTCACCACCTTTCCCGCCAAAATCACCGACGAAACCCACGTCTCGCCTTTGTATTAA